From a single Paraburkholderia largidicola genomic region:
- a CDS encoding SDR family NAD(P)-dependent oxidoreductase yields the protein MDLKLKGKRALVTGSTAGLGEAIAKLLAAEGTTVIVHGRNSERAEAVASAIIAAGGQAEIALGDLATDAGADAVAASSSEGGAVDILVNNAGYYHHLNWSTALPEKWIETYEVNVLSAVRMIQRLVPGMRERGWGRVIQIGGGLAGQPIPMQPDYNASLAARHNLAVSLARDLKDSGVTSNIVAPGAILVPAVKELLENIAPQHGWGETWEDIERGCVRDMVPNDVGRLGRPEEIAAAVTYLASPYADYVSGATIRVDGGTVRSAF from the coding sequence ATGGATCTGAAACTGAAGGGCAAGCGCGCTCTGGTCACGGGATCGACTGCGGGGCTGGGCGAGGCAATCGCGAAGTTGCTGGCGGCCGAAGGAACGACGGTGATCGTGCATGGTCGCAACAGCGAACGTGCAGAGGCCGTTGCGTCAGCGATCATTGCGGCGGGGGGCCAGGCCGAAATCGCGCTAGGCGATCTGGCAACCGATGCAGGGGCCGATGCGGTGGCCGCGAGTTCGAGCGAAGGCGGTGCTGTCGACATTCTGGTCAACAACGCTGGCTACTACCACCATCTCAACTGGAGCACGGCCTTGCCCGAGAAGTGGATCGAGACCTATGAGGTCAACGTCCTGTCCGCCGTGCGCATGATCCAGCGACTGGTGCCTGGCATGCGCGAGCGCGGATGGGGACGCGTGATTCAGATCGGAGGCGGACTCGCTGGCCAGCCTATCCCCATGCAACCCGACTACAACGCCTCGCTCGCCGCACGGCACAACCTGGCCGTTTCGCTGGCGCGCGATCTCAAGGATTCCGGCGTAACGTCGAATATCGTCGCGCCCGGCGCGATTCTCGTGCCGGCCGTCAAGGAGCTGCTGGAGAATATCGCCCCGCAGCATGGATGGGGCGAGACTTGGGAGGACATCGAGCGAGGCTGTGTGCGCGACATGGTGCCCAACGACGTCGGCCGCCTGGGGCGCCCAGAAGAGATCGCGGCGGCGGTGACCTATCTGGCAAGCCCCTATGCCGATTATGTGAGCGGCGCCACGATCCGCGTCGATGGCGGCACAGTTCGCTCCGCGTTCTGA